The following coding sequences are from one Paenarthrobacter ureafaciens window:
- a CDS encoding LacI family DNA-binding transcriptional regulator, whose product MEDVARVAGVSHQTVSRVLNNHPNVSAKTKERVEQAITELGYRRNTAARSLVTRRSQTIGVLGSEMGQYGPSRTLLGVQQAARDAGYFVSVAGLRDVTPETIKDAVAHFMDQGVDGIVVIVPHPGTFEVLHQVTSQVPLVAVGAVGDEELSGAAVDQREGARLAVQHLIELGHRRIGHLSGPTDWIDAAARIEGWQEALQGAGLEPAELIEGDWSAECGYREGLRIAADRTVTALFVANDQMALGVLRAFHESGTRVPEDISVVGFDDQPESAFFIPPLTTVAQDFEELGRRCIDLMLHLVENGPGVTAATVAPRLVTRKTTSAPPN is encoded by the coding sequence ATGGAAGACGTCGCCCGCGTGGCCGGCGTCTCCCACCAGACAGTTTCCCGGGTCCTGAACAACCATCCGAACGTCAGCGCAAAAACCAAAGAGCGCGTCGAGCAGGCGATCACCGAGCTCGGGTACCGGCGGAACACCGCTGCCCGCAGCTTGGTGACACGCCGGTCCCAGACCATTGGTGTGCTCGGGAGCGAAATGGGCCAATACGGTCCGTCGCGTACCCTGCTTGGAGTACAGCAGGCGGCGCGGGACGCCGGGTACTTCGTCAGCGTCGCCGGGCTGCGGGACGTGACACCGGAAACCATCAAGGACGCAGTGGCGCACTTCATGGACCAGGGCGTGGACGGCATCGTGGTGATCGTCCCGCACCCGGGGACGTTCGAGGTGTTGCACCAAGTCACAAGCCAAGTGCCCTTGGTAGCCGTAGGTGCCGTGGGGGACGAAGAGTTGAGCGGCGCCGCCGTCGATCAGCGTGAGGGGGCCCGGCTCGCGGTCCAGCACCTCATTGAACTCGGGCACCGCAGGATAGGGCACCTCTCCGGCCCCACTGACTGGATTGACGCAGCCGCCCGCATCGAAGGGTGGCAGGAGGCCCTGCAGGGGGCCGGGCTGGAGCCGGCGGAGTTGATCGAAGGCGACTGGAGTGCCGAATGCGGCTATCGCGAAGGCCTCAGGATCGCCGCCGACCGCACTGTGACGGCGTTGTTCGTAGCCAATGACCAAATGGCCCTGGGCGTCTTGCGCGCTTTCCACGAATCGGGAACACGGGTTCCGGAAGACATCAGCGTGGTGGGCTTCGACGACCAACCTGAATCTGCGTTCTTCATTCCGCCACTGACAACCGTCGCCCAGGATTTCGAAGAGCTGGGCCGGCGCTGCATCGATCTTATGCTCCACCTGGTGGAGAACGGCCCGGGCGTCACTGCCGCAACCGTGGCGCCCCGTCTGGTGACGCGCAAGACCACCTCCGCCCCTCCCAACTGA
- the xylB gene encoding xylulokinase yields the protein MPLVAGIDSSTQSCKVVIRDAATGALVRQGRAAHPEGTEVHPDHWWNALQEAIAQAGGLDDVDAVSVGGQQHGMVCLDESGEVVRPALLWNDTRSAPDAEAMVMEAGEGDPAGGAAQWAALTGTVPVASLTATKLRWLARNEPENARRTAAVCLPHDWLSWRLAGHGPGSGPEPLRLLRTDRSDASGTGYFSTERNEFLPQVLENTLGHVPLLPVVLGPLEAGGKTPAGALIGPGAGDNAAAGLGVSAAVGDVVVSIGTSGTVFAVSDVPAKDARGLVAGFADATGNYLPLACTLNATRIFDATASLLGVDLAELGRLALSAPEGAGGLTLIPYFQGERTPNLPNATGSLHGLTVSNYTPANLARAAVEGVLCSLADGLAALQAQGVAARRIILVGGGAQSEAVQQVAAAAFGLPVSVPEPGEYVADGAARQAAGVLTGSLPDWEMEGTNVAAGSPDPEFLARYRHYAAKAANH from the coding sequence ATGCCCCTCGTCGCCGGGATCGACAGTTCCACCCAGTCCTGCAAGGTAGTCATCAGGGACGCAGCAACCGGCGCCCTGGTGCGCCAGGGCCGCGCAGCCCACCCGGAAGGCACCGAAGTCCACCCCGACCATTGGTGGAACGCGCTGCAGGAAGCCATCGCCCAAGCGGGCGGATTGGACGACGTCGATGCCGTTTCCGTAGGCGGCCAGCAACACGGCATGGTGTGCCTCGACGAGTCCGGCGAGGTGGTGCGGCCGGCGCTTCTGTGGAATGACACGCGCTCCGCTCCCGACGCCGAAGCCATGGTTATGGAGGCAGGCGAAGGAGATCCGGCTGGCGGCGCAGCGCAGTGGGCCGCGCTCACCGGCACTGTCCCGGTAGCATCCCTGACAGCCACCAAGCTGCGCTGGCTTGCACGCAACGAGCCGGAAAACGCCCGACGCACCGCTGCGGTTTGCCTGCCGCATGACTGGTTGTCGTGGCGGCTTGCCGGTCACGGTCCGGGATCGGGCCCCGAGCCGCTGCGCCTGCTCCGCACAGACCGCTCCGATGCTTCCGGGACAGGCTACTTCTCCACCGAACGCAATGAATTCCTGCCGCAGGTCCTTGAGAACACGCTGGGTCATGTGCCCCTGCTGCCCGTAGTCCTTGGACCACTGGAAGCGGGCGGCAAAACTCCCGCCGGCGCCCTGATCGGACCCGGCGCCGGGGACAACGCCGCAGCGGGACTCGGCGTCAGCGCCGCCGTCGGAGATGTCGTGGTGTCGATCGGCACCTCCGGGACAGTCTTTGCCGTATCCGATGTTCCGGCCAAGGACGCCAGAGGCCTGGTGGCGGGGTTCGCCGACGCCACAGGCAACTACCTCCCCCTCGCCTGTACCCTCAACGCCACCAGGATCTTCGATGCCACCGCATCGTTGCTCGGGGTTGACCTTGCCGAACTGGGCCGGCTGGCGTTGTCCGCTCCGGAGGGTGCCGGCGGCCTGACGCTCATTCCTTATTTCCAGGGTGAACGCACTCCGAACCTTCCCAATGCCACCGGCTCCCTTCATGGGCTCACGGTGTCCAATTACACGCCCGCGAACCTGGCGCGCGCCGCCGTCGAGGGTGTCCTGTGTTCGCTGGCCGACGGCCTTGCGGCGCTTCAGGCGCAAGGCGTGGCCGCCCGGCGGATCATCCTGGTGGGCGGAGGCGCGCAATCCGAGGCCGTGCAGCAGGTGGCCGCCGCGGCGTTCGGGCTGCCCGTGTCCGTGCCGGAACCGGGAGAGTACGTCGCCGACGGCGCAGCACGTCAGGCCGCCGGAGTCCTCACCGGATCGCTTCCGGACTGGGAGATGGAGGGAACCAACGTTGCCGCCGGTTCCCCGGACCCGGAGTTCCTGGCCAGGTACCGTCATTACGCCGCGAAGGCAGCCAACCACTGA
- the xylA gene encoding xylose isomerase — protein MSPQPTPQDRFTFGLWTVGWTGNDPFGVPTREALDPVEAVHKLSELGAYGITFHDNDLVPFDATASERDLILKNFKGALAETGLKVPMVTTNLFSHTVFKDGGFTSNDRSIRRYALSKVLRNIDLAAELGAETFVMWGGREGSEYDGSKDLSAALDRMKEGVDTAAGYIKEKGYGLRIALEPKPNEPRGDIFLPTVGHALAFIAQLEHGDIVGLNPETGHEQMAGLNFTHGIAQALWAGKLFHIDLNGQRGIKYDQDLVFGHGDLTSAFFTVDLLENGFPNGGPKYDGPRHFDYKPSRTDGYDGVWESAKSNMAMYLLLKERAVAFRADPEVQEALATSGVFELGESTLAAGETTADLLADASAFESFDANKAAERSFAFIRLNQLAIEHLLGAR, from the coding sequence ATGTCCCCGCAACCCACACCCCAGGACCGTTTCACCTTTGGCCTCTGGACTGTTGGCTGGACCGGCAATGATCCCTTCGGTGTTCCCACCCGCGAGGCGCTGGACCCGGTGGAAGCCGTCCACAAGCTGAGTGAGCTTGGCGCCTATGGCATTACGTTCCATGACAACGATCTGGTCCCGTTCGACGCCACCGCGTCCGAACGCGACCTCATCCTCAAGAACTTCAAGGGCGCCCTCGCAGAAACGGGCCTCAAGGTGCCCATGGTCACCACCAACCTGTTCAGCCACACGGTCTTCAAGGACGGCGGCTTCACGTCCAACGACCGATCCATCCGCCGCTACGCCCTGAGCAAGGTCCTGAGGAACATCGATCTTGCCGCTGAGCTCGGCGCAGAAACGTTCGTCATGTGGGGCGGCCGCGAAGGCAGCGAGTATGACGGCTCCAAGGACCTTTCCGCAGCACTGGACCGCATGAAGGAAGGCGTCGACACCGCTGCGGGCTACATCAAGGAGAAGGGCTATGGCCTGCGCATCGCACTGGAGCCCAAGCCGAACGAGCCCAGGGGCGACATTTTCCTCCCGACCGTAGGCCACGCCCTGGCATTTATTGCCCAGCTGGAACACGGCGACATTGTCGGCCTCAACCCGGAGACCGGCCACGAGCAAATGGCAGGCCTGAACTTCACCCACGGAATCGCCCAGGCACTGTGGGCCGGCAAGCTCTTCCACATTGATCTCAACGGCCAGCGCGGCATCAAGTACGACCAGGACCTGGTGTTCGGCCACGGCGACCTCACCAGCGCCTTCTTCACCGTCGACCTCCTGGAGAACGGCTTCCCGAACGGCGGACCCAAGTACGACGGTCCGCGCCACTTCGACTACAAGCCCTCACGCACCGACGGTTACGACGGCGTCTGGGAGTCGGCCAAGTCCAACATGGCCATGTACCTGCTCCTCAAGGAACGTGCCGTTGCCTTCCGCGCGGACCCCGAAGTCCAGGAAGCACTCGCAACCTCCGGCGTGTTCGAACTCGGCGAATCCACCCTGGCCGCCGGCGAGACCACCGCGGACCTCCTGGCTGACGCATCAGCCTTCGAGTCGTTCGACGCCAACAAGGCCGCGGAGCGCTCCTTCGCCTTCATCAGGCTGAACCAGCTGGCCATCGAGCACCTCCTCGGCGCCCGCTGA
- the araB gene encoding ribulokinase yields MNPVENSPLDQQYVIGVDFGTLSGRAVVVRVSDGLELGSGVFEYPHAVVSEVLPATGERLPADWALQVPNDYRDVLRNAVPAAVADAGIDPENVVGIATDFTACTMVPTTADGTPLNELDRFADRPHAYVKLWRHHAAQPQADRINQLAEERTEAWLPRYGGLISSEWEFAKGLQLLEEDPEIYAAMDHWVEAADWIVWQLCGTYVRNACTAGYKGILQDGQYPSKDFLTALNPQFGDFVDDKLAHRIGRLGEAAGTLTEEAAAWTGLPAGIAVAVGNVDAHVCAPAANAVEPGQLVAIMGTSTCHVMNGDTLREVPGMCGVVDGGIVDGLWGYEAGQSGVGDIFGWFTKNGVPPEYHQAASAQGVSVHEYLTELAEKQEIGQHGLIALDWHSGNRSVLVDHELSGVVVGQTLATKPEDTYRALLEATAFGTRTIVDAFRDSGVPVKEFIVAGGLLKNKLLMQIYADVTGLQLSTIGSEQGPALGSAIHAAVAAGKYKDIREAAAAMAAAPGAVYTPIPENVAAYQALFNEYRTLHDYFGRGTNDVMHRLKAIQRKAASKGSASAMAGDAPPSNAASQASQALEGATA; encoded by the coding sequence ATGAACCCCGTAGAAAACTCACCCTTGGATCAGCAGTACGTCATCGGCGTCGATTTCGGGACGCTGTCCGGACGCGCGGTAGTAGTCCGCGTCTCGGACGGGCTGGAACTCGGCAGTGGCGTGTTCGAGTATCCGCATGCCGTGGTGTCCGAGGTACTCCCCGCTACCGGCGAGCGCCTCCCCGCCGATTGGGCCCTCCAGGTTCCCAACGACTACCGCGACGTCCTGCGCAACGCAGTCCCCGCCGCCGTCGCCGACGCGGGCATCGATCCAGAGAACGTCGTGGGCATCGCCACTGACTTCACGGCCTGCACCATGGTCCCGACGACGGCGGACGGCACTCCGCTGAACGAACTGGACCGCTTCGCTGACCGGCCGCATGCCTACGTCAAGCTCTGGCGTCACCATGCCGCGCAGCCCCAGGCGGACCGCATTAACCAGCTTGCGGAAGAGCGGACGGAAGCGTGGCTGCCCCGCTACGGCGGGTTGATCTCCTCCGAATGGGAATTCGCCAAGGGCCTTCAGCTGCTTGAGGAAGACCCCGAGATCTACGCTGCGATGGACCACTGGGTGGAAGCGGCGGATTGGATCGTCTGGCAGCTGTGCGGCACCTACGTTCGGAACGCCTGCACAGCCGGGTACAAGGGCATTCTCCAGGACGGGCAATACCCGTCCAAAGACTTCCTCACGGCACTCAACCCGCAGTTCGGGGACTTCGTTGACGACAAGCTCGCCCACCGCATCGGGCGCCTCGGCGAAGCGGCGGGAACCTTGACGGAGGAAGCTGCAGCCTGGACCGGATTGCCGGCCGGGATCGCCGTGGCTGTTGGCAATGTGGATGCCCATGTCTGCGCCCCTGCGGCGAACGCGGTCGAACCTGGCCAGTTGGTGGCCATCATGGGCACATCGACGTGCCACGTTATGAACGGGGACACCTTGCGTGAGGTCCCCGGCATGTGCGGAGTGGTCGACGGCGGAATCGTGGACGGGCTGTGGGGTTACGAAGCAGGGCAGTCCGGTGTGGGGGACATCTTCGGCTGGTTCACCAAGAACGGCGTTCCACCGGAATACCACCAAGCTGCCTCGGCTCAAGGCGTCAGCGTCCACGAGTACTTGACCGAACTCGCAGAAAAGCAGGAAATCGGCCAGCACGGCCTGATTGCGTTGGACTGGCACTCCGGTAACCGCTCGGTGCTGGTGGATCACGAACTTTCCGGCGTTGTTGTGGGCCAAACGTTGGCCACCAAACCGGAGGACACCTACCGGGCGCTGCTCGAGGCCACGGCATTCGGCACCCGGACGATCGTGGACGCCTTCCGCGACTCCGGCGTTCCGGTAAAGGAGTTCATCGTGGCAGGCGGGCTCCTCAAGAACAAGCTCCTCATGCAGATCTACGCCGACGTCACGGGTCTGCAGCTCTCCACGATCGGTTCGGAACAAGGCCCGGCGCTGGGCTCGGCCATCCACGCTGCAGTGGCTGCGGGCAAGTACAAGGACATCCGCGAAGCCGCCGCGGCCATGGCTGCAGCCCCGGGTGCCGTGTACACGCCCATCCCTGAAAACGTCGCGGCCTACCAGGCACTGTTCAACGAGTACCGGACCCTCCACGACTACTTCGGTCGCGGCACCAACGACGTGATGCATCGGCTCAAGGCCATCCAGCGGAAAGCGGCGTCCAAGGGAAGCGCATCAGCGATGGCCGGCGACGCACCGCCGTCGAACGCCGCGTCCCAAGCAAGCCAAGCACTGGAAGGTGCCACCGCATGA
- a CDS encoding ROK family transcriptional regulator, with protein MPVNENAAPGRVGDVRRRNLSLVLDSIARTGDAKPSRAQLAAATGLTKAAVSSLVAELVESGLVSEVGLYRDGERGRPGQSLELSPRRGVVGMEINVDYLAVGLVDLGGNLRFTTTVESHNRGLKPGEVMAKLAELAGEAKGAAAAGDIAILGGGLAVPGLVDEARSVVLSAPNLHWEHEQLNVDALLGDVPLGVRLSNEANSAALGELWYGAGQPDFLYVSGEVGVGGGVIIGSELYTGPGGSAGELGHIVVHPEGSGCSCGGVGCLETFAGQEAVFEAAGIAPGPLSGRTAALLAALADKEPRAVKAVDDAGKYLGVALASSARLMDIEAVVLGGHFAELAEWLRPAVLASVERHAPGLVRPEDLKVSGLKHAGTLLGAAGQVIRSVIASPLGLVVTDRTA; from the coding sequence ATGCCAGTGAATGAGAACGCCGCGCCCGGGCGGGTGGGTGACGTCCGCCGTCGTAATCTTTCACTGGTCCTGGACTCCATAGCCCGGACGGGAGACGCCAAGCCAAGCCGGGCGCAGCTGGCTGCGGCAACCGGCCTCACCAAGGCGGCCGTGTCCAGCCTGGTTGCGGAGTTGGTGGAATCCGGGCTCGTTTCCGAGGTGGGCCTCTACAGGGACGGCGAACGCGGCCGGCCAGGCCAGAGCCTGGAGCTCAGCCCCAGGCGGGGCGTGGTGGGCATGGAAATCAACGTGGATTACCTCGCGGTGGGGCTGGTGGACCTCGGGGGAAACCTCCGCTTCACCACCACTGTGGAGTCGCATAACCGTGGTCTTAAACCCGGCGAGGTCATGGCCAAGCTCGCAGAACTTGCCGGCGAGGCGAAGGGCGCCGCGGCTGCCGGGGACATAGCCATCCTGGGAGGCGGGCTTGCCGTTCCGGGCCTCGTGGATGAGGCCCGCAGTGTTGTCCTGTCCGCTCCCAACCTGCATTGGGAGCATGAGCAATTGAACGTGGACGCGCTGCTGGGTGATGTGCCGCTGGGTGTCCGCTTGTCCAATGAGGCCAACAGCGCTGCCTTGGGCGAGCTTTGGTACGGGGCAGGCCAGCCCGATTTCCTCTACGTCTCCGGCGAAGTAGGCGTAGGTGGCGGCGTCATCATCGGCTCCGAGCTCTACACGGGCCCCGGCGGTTCGGCCGGGGAGCTCGGCCATATTGTGGTGCACCCGGAGGGGTCCGGATGTTCCTGCGGCGGCGTGGGATGCCTGGAAACTTTCGCGGGCCAGGAGGCTGTGTTCGAGGCTGCCGGGATTGCCCCCGGTCCACTCTCCGGACGGACGGCAGCTTTGCTGGCCGCCTTGGCGGACAAGGAGCCGCGCGCCGTCAAAGCAGTGGACGACGCCGGAAAGTACTTGGGCGTCGCGCTCGCCTCATCAGCCCGGTTGATGGATATTGAAGCCGTGGTCCTGGGCGGTCACTTCGCCGAACTCGCCGAGTGGCTGCGTCCCGCGGTGTTGGCCAGCGTGGAGCGCCACGCCCCGGGCCTGGTGCGCCCCGAAGACCTCAAGGTGTCCGGACTCAAGCACGCCGGTACCTTGCTTGGCGCTGCCGGGCAGGTGATCCGCTCCGTCATCGCGTCGCCGCTGGGCCTGGTGGTGACGGACCGCACCGCCTAG